A window of Hyphomicrobiales bacterium contains these coding sequences:
- the lpxB gene encoding lipid-A-disaccharide synthase, with amino-acid sequence MKRPLRISLVVGEASGDELGADLMTALKARHSGPIDFSGLGGKAMRAAGLDPLFDIEEIAVMGISAVVGRLPTILKRINQTAQTIIDERPDVLFIIDSPDFTHRVAKKVRAVLPDLLVINYICPSVWAWRPSRAKKMTSYVDHVLAILPFEPDALERLEGPPATFIGHPLGEHALEPRAIPKKGERRTLLVLPGSRSGEVKRLLPAFKGTIEVLSNRRSDFDIVIPAVERQEGMIREHIKDWAVKPTVVTGNDAKKAAFTSAHAALTASGTVCLELTMAGVPAVSTYRLDPMARQLRPFIKAWSANLPNLILDYPAVPEFFDEFVRPNILARHLDRLLDGTPERKAQTQACLAVQKIMEQANDRPAAEKAIDVLEKLLINRIK; translated from the coding sequence ATGAAAAGACCCCTTCGCATAAGCTTGGTTGTTGGTGAAGCATCTGGTGATGAACTCGGTGCGGACCTTATGACGGCACTTAAAGCAAGGCATTCAGGCCCCATCGATTTTTCAGGCCTTGGTGGCAAGGCGATGCGCGCCGCAGGCCTTGATCCACTTTTCGATATTGAAGAGATCGCCGTGATGGGTATTTCTGCCGTAGTTGGCAGACTTCCTACCATCTTGAAACGGATCAACCAAACCGCACAGACGATCATTGATGAGCGCCCCGATGTGCTGTTTATCATTGATAGCCCAGACTTTACTCATCGTGTCGCCAAGAAGGTTCGGGCGGTTTTACCTGATTTATTGGTCATCAATTACATTTGCCCAAGCGTTTGGGCATGGCGCCCGTCACGCGCGAAGAAGATGACTTCTTATGTTGATCACGTTCTGGCGATCCTTCCCTTCGAACCGGATGCCTTAGAGCGCCTTGAGGGACCACCAGCGACATTTATCGGTCATCCGCTGGGTGAGCATGCCCTTGAACCGCGCGCTATCCCTAAAAAAGGAGAACGGCGAACATTGTTGGTTTTGCCGGGTAGTCGCAGTGGCGAAGTAAAACGCTTACTTCCAGCCTTTAAAGGGACGATTGAAGTTCTATCAAACCGCCGTTCAGACTTTGACATTGTAATTCCTGCCGTAGAGCGCCAAGAGGGCATGATACGCGAGCACATCAAAGATTGGGCGGTGAAGCCAACGGTCGTGACCGGCAATGATGCAAAGAAAGCCGCGTTCACATCTGCTCACGCAGCGCTTACAGCCTCTGGAACTGTTTGTCTGGAATTGACGATGGCAGGTGTTCCTGCTGTTTCAACTTATCGCTTAGACCCGATGGCAAGACAATTGCGCCCGTTTATCAAAGCGTGGAGCGCAAACCTTCCAAATTTGATTTTGGATTATCCAGCAGTTCCAGAATTCTTTGATGAGTTTGTGCGCCCCAACATACTGGCTCGCCATCTTGACCGCTTGCTTGATGGAACGCCAGAACGCAAAGCCCAAACGCAGGCTTGCCTCGCTGTTCAAAAAATCATGGAGCAGGCGAATGATAGGCCTGCGGCTGAAAAGGCAATTGATGTGCTGGAAAAACTGCTGATTAATAGAATTAAATAA
- the lpxI gene encoding UDP-2,3-diacylglucosamine diphosphatase LpxI (LpxI, functionally equivalent to LpxH, replaces it in LPS biosynthesis in a minority of bacteria.), protein MAAHDTPPTRNPIGIVAGGGVLPDELAKALSKNNTPFFVATIKDETTASFDPAASSAFTWGEIGKILKYFKTHNCSELVLLGQITKRPEFSSIIGDAGTMRLLPKIVTAMTGGDDSLLSKVIKLIENEGFSVLDIEGIAPELFLAEGLFAGPRFPKKLIPELTQALAALKDLGKHDVGQALVIENGRIIAVEGAEGTDAMLERVANLRQSKRISQKPKNGFLVKMTKAGQDRRVDLPTIGPNTIINTVAAGLTGIVGEAGSVLLAERDKIKDLAKKNKVFLIGHKAEE, encoded by the coding sequence ATGGCGGCTCACGACACACCGCCTACACGTAACCCCATCGGAATTGTTGCTGGTGGTGGTGTCTTGCCTGATGAGTTGGCAAAAGCGCTCTCAAAAAACAACACACCATTTTTTGTGGCGACCATAAAAGATGAGACAACAGCAAGCTTTGACCCCGCTGCTTCAAGTGCATTTACTTGGGGTGAAATTGGCAAAATTCTCAAATATTTTAAGACCCACAACTGCAGCGAACTTGTCCTATTAGGGCAGATCACTAAGCGTCCTGAATTCTCTTCGATTATAGGAGACGCTGGAACCATGCGGCTGTTGCCCAAGATTGTCACAGCGATGACTGGTGGTGATGATAGCCTCTTGAGCAAGGTCATAAAACTCATCGAGAATGAGGGCTTTTCGGTCTTGGATATTGAAGGGATTGCCCCTGAGTTATTCCTAGCTGAAGGGCTTTTTGCTGGTCCGCGCTTTCCTAAGAAACTCATCCCAGAGCTCACGCAGGCCCTTGCTGCCCTAAAAGATTTAGGCAAACATGATGTTGGCCAAGCGCTCGTCATAGAAAACGGACGTATCATTGCCGTTGAAGGGGCTGAGGGAACAGATGCCATGTTGGAACGGGTTGCGAATTTACGGCAATCAAAACGCATCTCTCAAAAACCTAAAAACGGCTTTTTGGTCAAAATGACTAAAGCAGGCCAAGACCGCCGCGTAGATCTGCCGACCATTGGGCCCAATACGATCATCAATACAGTGGCGGCTGGCCTTACAGGAATTGTGGGTGAGGCGGGTTCTGTCCTCCTTGCAGAGCGTGATAAAATCAAAGACCTTGCGAAAAAGAACAAGGTATTTCTAATTGGTCATAAGGCAGAAGAATAA
- the lpxA gene encoding acyl-ACP--UDP-N-acetylglucosamine O-acyltransferase has translation MTNIHPSSVIADTVTLGKGVEIGPFCHLSGNVTIGDGSHLHSHVAVSGNTTIGSGAQIYPFTSVGLAPQDLKYADEDTRLVIGKNCIIREGVTLNPGTVTGTSETTIGDNCAFLANSHVAHDCVVGNNVILSNGVLLAGHVTLGDHVIMGGGSAVHQFTRIGDYAFVGGLAGVENDVIPFGMALGNRAYLGGVNLVGMKRHQFERNSIHAVRQLYKVAFGNQEGTLSARVEEITDELKQDAQVMRVLDFISASSDRAFCMPRLSRD, from the coding sequence ATGACTAATATTCATCCATCTTCCGTAATTGCAGACACGGTGACCCTTGGCAAAGGTGTTGAAATCGGTCCATTTTGTCACTTATCTGGCAATGTTACGATTGGAGACGGTTCACACCTGCACAGCCATGTTGCCGTATCGGGCAACACGACGATTGGTTCGGGCGCTCAGATTTACCCTTTCACATCTGTTGGCCTTGCGCCGCAGGATTTAAAATACGCTGACGAAGATACCCGTCTGGTTATTGGGAAAAACTGTATTATCCGTGAGGGTGTTACTCTAAACCCCGGCACAGTTACAGGAACAAGCGAAACCACCATTGGCGACAATTGCGCGTTTTTAGCAAACTCTCATGTCGCTCACGATTGTGTTGTTGGCAACAACGTCATTTTGTCTAACGGCGTCTTGCTGGCGGGGCATGTAACTTTGGGTGATCATGTCATTATGGGTGGCGGCTCTGCGGTGCATCAATTTACCCGCATTGGCGACTACGCCTTTGTCGGTGGACTTGCAGGTGTTGAGAACGATGTCATTCCATTCGGTATGGCCTTGGGCAATCGCGCATATTTAGGCGGCGTCAATTTGGTCGGCATGAAACGACACCAATTCGAGCGCAATAGCATTCACGCCGTACGCCAGCTTTATAAAGTTGCTTTTGGAAATCAAGAAGGCACCCTAAGCGCGCGTGTTGAAGAGATAACAGATGAACTCAAACAAGATGCGCAAGTTATGCGGGTTTTAGACTTTATCAGTGCATCCTCTGACCGTGCGTTTTGCATGCCTCGACTAAGTAGAGACTAG